One Planctomycetota bacterium genomic region harbors:
- a CDS encoding prepilin-type N-terminal cleavage/methylation domain-containing protein, with protein sequence MQKRAFTLIELLVVVAIIALLIAILLPSLTNARREANRIACGSNMKQIGAGIALYVNDNKWYFPGPCWNGQQAEYYKGSGQLAEHLARYLNTPVSASSSKHYINKMFIDPGSAHAQPSTVKPENTKMYGSYGENKMTLNQLGPGDSSAKARVLGYPDFNGYPEYPSQPVTAIREPSTTLALKCIDHWSNPGGWAPSPGLPAQVLYEPAHGSPDNYRAIRNYMFFDWHVEVSMDPRSASSY encoded by the coding sequence ATGCAAAAACGCGCGTTCACCTTGATCGAGCTGCTCGTCGTCGTGGCGATCATTGCGCTGCTCATCGCGATTCTGCTGCCTTCGCTCACCAATGCCCGACGGGAGGCCAACCGCATCGCCTGCGGGTCGAACATGAAGCAGATCGGCGCGGGCATCGCGCTTTACGTCAATGACAACAAGTGGTACTTCCCCGGCCCGTGCTGGAACGGGCAGCAGGCCGAGTATTACAAGGGCTCGGGCCAGCTCGCCGAGCACCTGGCGCGCTATCTCAACACGCCCGTGTCCGCCTCCAGCTCCAAGCATTACATCAACAAGATGTTCATCGACCCCGGCTCCGCGCACGCGCAGCCCAGCACCGTCAAACCCGAAAACACCAAGATGTACGGGTCGTACGGCGAAAACAAGATGACGCTCAACCAGCTTGGCCCGGGCGACTCGTCCGCCAAGGCGCGCGTGCTGGGCTATCCGGATTTCAACGGGTATCCCGAATATCCGTCGCAGCCGGTCACCGCCATTCGCGAGCCGTCGACGACGCTCGCGCTCAAGTGCATCGATCACTGGTCCAACCCCGGCGGATGGGCCCCTTCGCCCGGCCTGCCCGCGCAGGTGCTTTATGAACCCGCGCACGGCTCGCCCGACAACTACCGCGCCATCCGCAATTACATGTTCTTCGACTGGCACGTCGAAGTCAGCATGGACCCCCGCAGCGCGTCCAGCTATTGA
- a CDS encoding DUF1553 domain-containing protein has translation MRRVTRPIAIGIFAVLTTLIVRSAIAGPHMMPVEEGKKTLWSVQPVGHPAPPAVKNETWVKSPIDRFVLGRLEAENVPPSPEADKRSLIRRVYFDLVGLPPTYEQVEAFVHDASPNAYDKIVDELLARPQFGERWARHWLDIARYADTIGYDGGGRQRKFPFAWTYRDYVIRALNDDKPYDRFVIEQIAADRLGLAPNDPALAALGFLTVGRQFLGNIDNITDDRIDVVGRGLMGLTIGCARCHDHKYDPIPTTDYYAMYGVFRSLDVPEPMDMPIVGEASGTDQQKAEYQAELAKRQKAVDDHLKEVHDRVMKEAADRADEYLSLATDQVEQIPRVRRRLESHFKRAWREAGKPNPITPEKKAEIVAKVQSICEESPELFLDQGESEKFQRLKGAIIDLQLNSPGAPPRAMAVTDGSPYNPYVFVRGSGGNRGENVDRRFLSVLGGQKFNDGSGRLELAKAIASADNPLTARVWVNRIWMHLIGEAIVRTPADFGVRGEQPTHPALLDYLARDLMDHGWSTKRIIRSIALSATYRQASEVNPDRLQRDPENRLISHMNRKRLEFEPLRDALLATAHRLDGSMFGRPVDLFADHASTRRAIYGFIDRQDLPMTLRAFDFASPDATTPQRLETTVPQQSLFMMNSPFLAEQAQAVAQSTASIGDRPQRINVLYERVLERPATQGEVDLANGYLGSSPDEPMWARYAQVLMLSNEFVFVD, from the coding sequence ATGAGACGCGTGACCCGCCCCATTGCGATTGGCATTTTTGCCGTTTTGACGACGCTGATCGTGCGTTCGGCGATTGCCGGTCCGCACATGATGCCCGTCGAAGAGGGCAAGAAGACGCTCTGGTCGGTTCAGCCGGTCGGGCATCCGGCCCCCCCGGCGGTCAAGAACGAAACGTGGGTCAAATCGCCCATCGACCGGTTCGTCCTCGGTCGCCTCGAAGCGGAGAATGTTCCCCCATCGCCCGAAGCGGACAAGCGGTCGCTGATCCGCCGCGTGTACTTCGATCTTGTCGGTCTGCCGCCGACGTACGAACAGGTCGAGGCGTTCGTTCATGACGCATCGCCCAACGCGTACGACAAGATCGTGGACGAGCTGCTGGCCCGCCCGCAGTTCGGCGAGCGATGGGCGCGGCACTGGCTGGACATCGCCCGCTACGCCGACACGATCGGGTACGACGGCGGGGGCCGCCAGCGGAAGTTTCCCTTCGCATGGACCTATCGCGATTACGTCATCCGCGCCCTCAACGATGACAAACCTTACGACCGCTTCGTCATCGAACAGATCGCCGCGGACCGGCTCGGGCTCGCGCCGAATGATCCGGCGCTGGCGGCGCTGGGCTTTCTGACCGTCGGGCGACAGTTCCTGGGCAACATCGACAACATCACCGACGACCGGATCGACGTCGTCGGCCGCGGACTGATGGGTCTGACCATCGGGTGCGCCCGCTGTCATGACCACAAGTACGATCCGATTCCGACGACGGACTATTACGCGATGTACGGCGTGTTCCGATCGCTGGATGTGCCCGAGCCGATGGACATGCCGATCGTCGGCGAGGCGAGCGGCACGGATCAGCAGAAGGCGGAATATCAGGCGGAACTGGCCAAGCGGCAGAAGGCGGTCGACGATCACCTCAAGGAAGTGCACGATCGGGTGATGAAGGAAGCGGCGGACCGGGCGGATGAATATCTGTCGCTGGCGACGGATCAGGTGGAGCAGATTCCGCGCGTGCGTCGCCGGCTCGAAAGTCATTTCAAGCGGGCGTGGCGCGAGGCGGGCAAGCCCAATCCGATCACGCCGGAGAAGAAGGCGGAGATTGTCGCCAAGGTACAGTCGATCTGCGAGGAAAGCCCGGAACTATTCCTCGATCAAGGCGAGAGTGAGAAGTTTCAGCGGCTCAAAGGCGCGATCATCGATCTTCAGCTCAACTCGCCGGGCGCTCCGCCGCGGGCGATGGCGGTCACCGATGGCTCGCCGTACAACCCCTACGTGTTCGTGCGCGGCAGCGGGGGCAACCGCGGCGAGAATGTCGATCGGCGGTTTTTAAGCGTGCTGGGCGGACAGAAATTCAACGACGGCAGCGGGCGCCTCGAATTGGCCAAGGCCATCGCGAGTGCGGACAATCCGTTGACGGCGCGCGTGTGGGTCAATCGCATCTGGATGCATCTGATCGGCGAAGCGATCGTGCGGACGCCCGCCGACTTCGGCGTCCGCGGCGAGCAGCCGACGCACCCCGCCCTGCTCGACTATCTGGCCCGCGATCTGATGGATCACGGCTGGTCCACGAAGCGCATCATCCGCTCCATCGCGCTCTCGGCGACCTACCGGCAGGCCAGCGAAGTCAACCCCGATCGCCTCCAGCGCGATCCTGAAAACCGGCTCATTTCGCACATGAACCGCAAGCGCCTCGAGTTCGAGCCGCTGCGCGACGCCCTGCTGGCGACCGCCCATCGGCTCGACGGGTCGATGTTCGGCCGGCCCGTCGATCTGTTCGCCGATCACGCCTCGACCCGCCGCGCGATTTACGGATTCATCGACCGGCAGGACCTGCCGATGACGCTCCGCGCCTTCGACTTCGCCAGCCCCGACGCCACGACGCCCCAGCGACTCGAAACGACCGTCCCCCAGCAGTCGCTGTTCATGATGAACAGCCCCTTCCTCGCCGAGCAGGCGCAGGCGGTGGCGCAGTCGACCGCTTCGATCGGCGACCGCCCGCAGCGGATCAACGTCCTGTACGAACGCGTGCTGGAGCGACCGGCGACGCAGGGCGAGGTCGATCTGGCCAACGGATACCTCGGCTCGTCGCCGGACGAGCCCATGTGGGCCCGCTACGCGCAGGTGCTCATGCTCAGCAACGAATTCGTCTTCGTCGATTGA
- a CDS encoding DUF1501 domain-containing protein gives MKLPHDFNPTRLPTSRRELLKQVGMGMGMLGLAPLLQSEARGAISANPMTPRSPQFPGKAKRVIHLFMNGGPSQVDTFDPKAKLTEMSGKNPPQRHSTERPTGTLYGSPFKSRKYGQSGIEVTDLFSRTAEHIDDMCIIRSMHANVPNHEPSLMLMNCGDNIFVRPSMGSWINYGLGTENQNLPGFIAMCPGGYPVKQTQNWQSAFLPGVYQGTYLDPSRPTDQIVEYVKNNWTNRAEQRKQLDLLAALNRQHAQTRGAAPDLDARIQSFELAYRMQIEATDAFDLSQEPDYIHEMYGTKTNKHASYYLMTRRLIERGVRFVQLWHGEGQPWDSHDHLEREHGKLAKQCDQPIAALLTDLKMRGLLDETLVIWGGEFGRTPAVEMPKSGANEGSMTGRDHNHYGFSMWMAGGGVKGGTVYGATDDIGWVAEENPVHVHDLHATILALLGFDHEKLTYRYAGRDFRLTDVAGNVVNDIIA, from the coding sequence ATGAAACTGCCGCACGATTTTAATCCGACGCGACTGCCGACAAGCCGGCGGGAACTGCTCAAGCAGGTGGGCATGGGTATGGGCATGCTCGGCCTCGCCCCGCTGCTGCAAAGCGAAGCCCGCGGCGCGATCAGCGCCAATCCGATGACGCCGCGCTCCCCACAGTTTCCCGGCAAGGCCAAGCGCGTGATTCACCTGTTCATGAACGGCGGGCCCAGCCAGGTCGATACGTTCGACCCCAAGGCCAAGCTCACTGAAATGAGCGGCAAAAATCCCCCGCAGCGCCACAGCACCGAACGCCCCACCGGCACGCTCTACGGCTCGCCCTTCAAGAGCCGCAAATACGGCCAGAGCGGCATCGAGGTGACGGACCTTTTCTCGCGCACCGCCGAGCATATCGACGACATGTGCATCATCCGCTCGATGCACGCCAACGTGCCGAATCATGAACCGTCGCTGATGCTCATGAACTGCGGGGACAACATCTTCGTGCGCCCGTCGATGGGGTCGTGGATCAACTACGGTCTGGGCACGGAGAACCAGAACCTGCCGGGCTTCATCGCCATGTGCCCCGGCGGCTATCCCGTGAAGCAGACGCAGAACTGGCAGTCGGCTTTCCTGCCGGGCGTGTATCAGGGCACGTATCTGGACCCGAGCCGGCCGACCGATCAGATCGTCGAATATGTCAAAAACAACTGGACCAATCGCGCCGAGCAGCGCAAGCAGCTTGACCTGCTTGCGGCGCTGAATCGTCAGCATGCGCAGACGCGCGGCGCGGCCCCCGATCTCGATGCGCGCATTCAGAGCTTCGAGCTGGCGTACCGCATGCAGATCGAAGCGACCGATGCGTTCGACTTGTCGCAGGAGCCGGATTACATCCATGAGATGTACGGCACGAAGACCAACAAGCACGCGAGCTACTACCTGATGACCCGCCGGCTCATCGAGCGCGGCGTGCGTTTCGTGCAGCTTTGGCACGGGGAAGGTCAGCCGTGGGACTCGCACGATCATCTGGAGCGTGAGCACGGCAAGCTGGCCAAGCAGTGCGATCAGCCGATCGCGGCGCTGCTGACGGACCTGAAAATGCGCGGACTGCTGGACGAGACGCTGGTGATCTGGGGCGGGGAGTTCGGGCGGACGCCGGCGGTGGAGATGCCCAAGAGCGGTGCCAATGAAGGGTCGATGACGGGGCGTGACCATAACCACTACGGGTTCTCGATGTGGATGGCCGGCGGCGGGGTCAAGGGCGGAACCGTTTACGGCGCGACTGACGATATCGGGTGGGTCGCGGAGGAAAACCCGGTGCATGTGCACGATCTGCACGCCACGATTCTGGCGCTGCTCGGCTTCGACCACGAGAAGCTGACCTACCGCTACGCCGGCCGCGACTTCCGGCTGACCGACGTGGCGGGGAACGTCGTCAATGACATCATCGCCTGA
- the nagB gene encoding glucosamine-6-phosphate deaminase codes for MTTMPDYLLTQRELIPTVIFNQSREASVAVAREMAQLIRDKAAKKQNAVLGLATGSTPTGVYAELIRMHREEGLSFKNVITFNLDEYFPMQPHELQSYVRFMNEHLFDHIDIDRRNVHIPDGTLALEQMPEHCAGYERAIAEAGGIDLQILGIGRTGHVGFNEPGSGRNSVTRLITLDNVTRNDAAADFFGKENVPRRAITMGVATILRAKRILLMAFGEGKAPVVAKAIEGEITDQIAASFLQEHPNAQIMLDAAASAQLTRTKAPWVLGPIEWDEATIRTAVIWLARKVKKPILKLTDEDYNENHLQDLLADHGSAYDINVRVFRLMQRTITGWPGGKPEHLKKPGDMTRPTDRIFPKRVICFSPHPDDDVISMGGTLIRLADHGHEVHIAYQTSGNIAVFDDDARRFTDFAAEFNQIFGIDKQQTVEIEKHIEQFLKNREPGQTDSPQIQKIKGMIRRGEAKAGARAAGVPEEHCHFLDMPFYETGTVRKKAIGDEDVKIIVELLREIKPHQIYAAGDLSDPHGTHRVCLSAIIRAIEILRDEKWFDDCEVWLYRGAWQEWEPEKIEMAVPISPDELMRKRVAIFKHQSQKDKAMFPGSDKREFWQRAEDRNRDTARIYDELGLPEYEAMEGFVRWDGHTRYL; via the coding sequence ATGACGACGATGCCCGACTACCTGCTGACGCAGCGGGAGCTGATTCCGACGGTGATTTTCAACCAATCGCGCGAGGCCTCCGTGGCGGTGGCGCGCGAGATGGCGCAGCTCATTCGTGACAAGGCCGCCAAAAAGCAGAACGCCGTGCTGGGGCTGGCGACCGGCTCCACGCCGACCGGCGTCTACGCCGAACTGATCCGCATGCATCGCGAAGAAGGCCTGAGCTTCAAGAACGTCATCACGTTCAACCTCGACGAATACTTCCCCATGCAGCCGCACGAGCTTCAGTCCTACGTGCGCTTCATGAACGAGCACCTTTTCGATCACATCGACATCGACCGCAGGAACGTGCACATCCCCGACGGCACGCTGGCGCTGGAGCAGATGCCCGAGCACTGCGCCGGTTACGAGCGCGCAATCGCCGAGGCGGGCGGCATCGACCTGCAGATTCTCGGCATCGGCCGCACCGGTCACGTCGGGTTCAACGAGCCGGGCTCCGGCCGCAACTCCGTCACGCGCCTCATCACGCTCGACAACGTGACGCGCAACGACGCCGCCGCCGACTTCTTCGGCAAGGAGAACGTCCCCCGCCGCGCCATCACGATGGGCGTCGCGACGATTCTCCGCGCCAAGCGCATCCTGCTGATGGCGTTCGGCGAAGGCAAGGCGCCGGTCGTGGCCAAAGCCATCGAAGGCGAGATCACCGACCAGATCGCCGCCAGCTTTCTGCAGGAGCACCCCAACGCGCAGATCATGCTCGACGCCGCGGCGTCGGCGCAGCTCACGCGCACCAAGGCGCCCTGGGTGCTGGGCCCCATCGAATGGGACGAAGCCACGATCCGCACCGCCGTCATCTGGCTCGCCCGCAAGGTCAAAAAGCCCATCCTCAAGCTCACCGACGAGGACTACAACGAAAACCACCTGCAGGACCTGCTCGCCGATCACGGGTCGGCGTACGACATCAACGTGCGCGTGTTCCGTCTGATGCAGCGCACGATCACCGGCTGGCCCGGCGGCAAGCCCGAGCATCTCAAGAAGCCCGGCGACATGACCCGCCCCACCGACCGCATCTTCCCCAAGCGCGTCATCTGCTTCTCCCCTCACCCCGATGACGACGTCATCTCGATGGGCGGCACGCTGATCCGCCTCGCCGATCACGGTCACGAAGTCCACATCGCCTATCAGACCTCCGGCAACATTGCCGTGTTCGATGACGATGCGCGTCGCTTCACCGACTTCGCCGCCGAGTTCAACCAGATCTTCGGCATCGACAAGCAGCAGACCGTCGAGATCGAAAAGCATATCGAGCAGTTCCTCAAGAACCGCGAGCCCGGTCAGACCGACAGCCCGCAGATTCAGAAGATCAAGGGCATGATCCGCCGCGGCGAAGCCAAGGCGGGCGCCCGCGCCGCCGGCGTCCCCGAAGAGCATTGCCATTTCCTGGACATGCCCTTCTATGAAACCGGCACCGTGCGCAAGAAGGCGATCGGCGATGAGGATGTGAAGATCATCGTGGAACTGCTCCGCGAGATTAAGCCGCATCAGATCTACGCCGCCGGCGACTTGTCCGACCCGCATGGGACGCACCGCGTATGTCTGTCGGCCATCATCCGCGCGATCGAAATCCTGCGCGATGAAAAGTGGTTCGACGACTGCGAGGTCTGGCTGTATCGCGGGGCGTGGCAGGAATGGGAGCCCGAGAAGATCGAGATGGCGGTGCCGATCAGCCCCGATGAGCTGATGCGCAAGCGCGTGGCGATCTTCAAGCACCAGAGCCAGAAGGACAAGGCCATGTTCCCCGGCTCCGACAAGCGCGAGTTCTGGCAGCGCGCCGAGGACCGCAACCGCGACACCGCCCGCATCTACGACGAGCTGGGCCTGCCCGAGTACGAAGCGATGGAAGGCTTCGTGCGATGGGACGGGCATACGCGTTACCTTTGA
- a CDS encoding c-type cytochrome has translation MGRAYALPLTPTSLRGPALPIIRRLFERMGMPTDCLRRCVVIITVILSLGAVAPAQEDSDHQEKLDAAHAKLKATLFAGESMLGSPIAISVDDHGNVFVTVTTRRRSSDLDYRGGPEVAKVLSLSSTEERRAFLHERFATSNKAGDLNKDGKKDWRDLAVQSEQIIELRDTDGDGTADKSIVYADGFNNEVTGVAAGVLAFDGDVYLTCIPDLWKLRDTNGDGKVDERKILSTGYGVKCGYSGHDMHGLTIGPDGKIYWSLADKGANVTTPDGRKLVYTHTGTVWRCNPDGSELEVYAYGLRNPQEIAFDEYGYLFNVDNDGDFPGERERVVYIAEGSDSGWRNNWQYRGQEYNPWMNENMWKPREKGQAAYFLAPIANYSSGPCGFKYEPGTALSDRFRGRFFLTEAPSGVLSMFTLTPKGAGFEMGEPEVLYRGLVGAGITFGPDGDLYVADWLGGWVPQGKGKVWKLDDAATPPSPARLETQKLLNTGMDQREVASLKALLGHADMRVRQAAQFELVKRGLSGDLWAVAKDTKAAPLARIHAMWGLAELSHRKGLPDGGSIADLMHDDDAHVREQAAKVAGDARQKDVEPALIAALADDSARVRYQAAIALGKVGMPAEVGPVVKMIEANNDADQVLRHAGAYALAGIGDANTVVALCKHSSTAVRLAAVIALRRMADPGVAVFLDDADESVVAEAARAIHDDRSIPAALPALAKVLERTGLRNVALLRRAINANLRLGEPADAQRLIDYAADSAGPIDMRAEALAALSYWNDKLEIDRVEGVYRPLPGRDVKLIYTMLDKSTALTAADCPDAVRAAAATAAGKLHYGGYNALLPIWVADPKAAPVLHMAALSAMANLHHPLLKQAVDTAIGDGDKNVRIAAVKLMTQTEGGNLVDALKKLLNGETSQQQAALAVLGDMPKDKKAVGVLNEQMDQLLTGKIPAEIQLDLIEAAKLSKDNSIKKKLDKYESAKSKSDPLAAYSETLVGGDADRGRVIFTDNLAAGCIRCHSISDAPNPVAPNLSKVGQRAPRSYLLQSLIEPSAVVVEGFGVASVTLKNGTTVSGFLRKEDKTTLTIAMGDGSLATVAVSDIASRAPVVSVMPPMGAILTKAQIRDVIEFLSTLN, from the coding sequence ATGGGACGGGCATACGCGTTACCTTTGACGCCGACATCGCTCCGCGGGCCCGCGCTTCCGATCATTCGTCGACTGTTTGAAAGGATGGGCATGCCCACGGATTGTCTGCGCCGCTGTGTCGTCATCATCACCGTGATCCTGTCGCTCGGCGCCGTCGCGCCGGCGCAGGAGGACAGCGACCATCAGGAAAAGCTCGACGCTGCGCACGCCAAGCTCAAGGCGACGCTCTTCGCCGGCGAGTCGATGCTCGGCAGCCCGATCGCCATCAGCGTCGACGATCACGGCAACGTCTTCGTCACCGTCACGACCCGCCGGCGAAGTTCCGACCTGGACTACCGCGGCGGGCCGGAGGTGGCGAAAGTGCTTTCGCTTTCGAGCACGGAGGAACGCCGGGCGTTTCTGCACGAGCGCTTCGCCACTTCCAACAAGGCGGGCGATCTGAACAAGGATGGCAAGAAGGATTGGCGCGATCTGGCGGTACAGAGCGAGCAGATCATCGAGCTGCGCGACACGGACGGCGACGGCACGGCTGACAAGTCGATTGTCTACGCGGACGGGTTCAACAATGAAGTGACCGGTGTGGCGGCGGGCGTGCTGGCGTTCGACGGCGATGTGTATCTGACGTGCATCCCCGATCTGTGGAAACTGCGCGACACCAACGGCGACGGCAAAGTCGACGAACGCAAAATTCTCTCCACCGGCTACGGCGTCAAGTGCGGCTACTCCGGGCACGACATGCACGGATTGACCATCGGGCCGGACGGCAAAATCTACTGGTCCCTCGCTGACAAAGGCGCGAACGTCACCACGCCCGACGGCCGCAAGCTTGTCTACACGCACACCGGCACCGTCTGGCGATGCAATCCCGACGGCAGCGAACTGGAGGTCTACGCTTACGGGCTGCGCAATCCGCAGGAGATCGCCTTCGATGAATACGGGTATCTGTTCAACGTCGACAACGACGGCGACTTCCCCGGCGAGCGCGAGCGTGTGGTGTACATCGCCGAGGGCAGCGATTCGGGATGGCGCAACAACTGGCAGTATCGCGGGCAGGAGTACAACCCGTGGATGAACGAAAACATGTGGAAGCCGCGGGAAAAGGGTCAGGCGGCGTACTTTCTCGCGCCGATCGCCAATTATTCATCGGGGCCGTGCGGATTCAAATATGAACCGGGCACGGCGCTTTCGGACAGATTCCGCGGGCGCTTCTTTCTGACCGAAGCGCCCAGCGGCGTGCTGAGCATGTTCACGCTCACGCCCAAAGGCGCCGGCTTCGAGATGGGCGAACCCGAGGTGCTCTACCGCGGACTCGTCGGGGCGGGCATCACGTTCGGACCCGACGGCGATCTGTACGTGGCCGACTGGCTAGGCGGATGGGTCCCGCAGGGTAAGGGCAAGGTTTGGAAACTCGACGACGCCGCGACGCCGCCGTCGCCGGCACGACTCGAAACGCAAAAGCTGCTCAATACGGGTATGGACCAGCGCGAAGTTGCATCGCTCAAAGCGCTGCTCGGCCATGCGGACATGCGCGTGCGTCAGGCGGCGCAGTTCGAGCTGGTCAAGCGCGGCTTGAGCGGCGATCTGTGGGCGGTCGCGAAAGACACGAAGGCGGCGCCCTTGGCGCGGATTCATGCGATGTGGGGCCTCGCCGAGTTGAGCCATCGCAAGGGCCTGCCGGACGGCGGATCGATCGCGGACCTCATGCATGATGACGATGCCCATGTGCGCGAGCAGGCGGCGAAGGTCGCCGGCGACGCGCGTCAGAAGGATGTTGAGCCGGCATTGATCGCGGCGCTGGCGGATGATTCGGCGCGCGTGCGTTATCAGGCGGCGATCGCGCTGGGCAAGGTCGGAATGCCGGCGGAGGTCGGGCCGGTGGTGAAGATGATCGAGGCGAACAATGATGCGGATCAGGTGTTGCGACACGCGGGGGCGTACGCGCTGGCGGGCATCGGCGATGCCAACACGGTCGTCGCGCTGTGCAAGCATTCGTCGACGGCGGTGCGGCTCGCGGCGGTGATCGCGCTGCGGCGCATGGCGGACCCGGGCGTCGCAGTATTTCTCGATGATGCGGACGAATCCGTCGTCGCCGAGGCGGCGCGGGCGATTCATGATGATCGTTCGATTCCCGCCGCCCTGCCGGCTTTGGCGAAGGTACTCGAGCGCACGGGGCTCAGGAACGTCGCGCTGCTTCGCCGGGCGATCAATGCGAATCTGCGGCTGGGCGAACCCGCCGATGCGCAGCGGCTCATCGACTACGCCGCCGACAGCGCCGGGCCGATCGACATGCGTGCCGAGGCGCTGGCCGCGCTTTCGTACTGGAACGACAAGCTGGAAATCGATCGGGTGGAAGGCGTATATCGCCCGCTGCCGGGACGGGACGTCAAGCTGATCTATACCATGCTCGACAAGTCGACCGCACTGACCGCCGCTGATTGCCCGGACGCGGTGCGTGCCGCGGCGGCGACGGCGGCGGGCAAGTTGCACTATGGCGGATACAACGCCCTGCTGCCGATCTGGGTCGCCGACCCGAAGGCCGCGCCGGTGCTGCACATGGCGGCCCTGTCGGCGATGGCGAATCTGCATCACCCGCTGCTCAAGCAAGCCGTCGACACCGCGATCGGCGATGGCGACAAGAATGTCCGCATCGCGGCGGTGAAGCTCATGACGCAGACAGAAGGCGGCAATCTCGTCGACGCCCTCAAGAAACTGCTCAACGGCGAGACGAGCCAGCAGCAGGCGGCCCTGGCCGTGCTCGGCGACATGCCCAAGGACAAGAAGGCGGTGGGCGTACTCAATGAGCAGATGGATCAACTGCTCACCGGCAAAATCCCGGCGGAGATTCAACTTGACCTCATCGAGGCCGCGAAACTCAGCAAGGACAACTCCATCAAGAAAAAGCTCGACAAGTATGAGAGCGCCAAGTCCAAGAGCGATCCGCTGGCGGCGTACAGCGAGACGCTTGTCGGAGGCGACGCCGATCGCGGGCGCGTGATCTTCACGGACAACCTCGCCGCCGGCTGCATCCGTTGTCACTCCATCAGTGACGCCCCGAACCCCGTCGCGCCGAATCTGTCGAAGGTCGGCCAGCGCGCCCCGCGGTCCTACCTCCTTCAGTCGCTCATCGAGCCCTCCGCCGTCGTCGTCGAGGGCTTCGGCGTCGCCAGCGTCACGCTCAAGAACGGCACCACGGTGTCCGGATTCCTCCGCAAGGAGGACAAGACTACGCTGACCATCGCCATGGGCGACGGCTCGCTGGCCACCGTGGCGGTGAGCGACATCGCGAGCCGGGCGCCGGTGGTGTCGGTGATGCCGCCGATGGGGGCGATTCTGACCAAGGCGCAGATACGCGATGTCATCGAGTTTCTGAGCACGCTCAACTAA